The Filimonas lacunae genomic sequence TATTTTGAGGTGATTGTATCGGCAGATGATGTAAGCACCAGCAAGCCGCACCCGGAAACATTTACCAAATGTGCCGATTTACTGAAAGTACCTTACCTGGATTGTGTGGTGTTTGAAGATGCACCTAAGGGGGTAGAAGCGGCATTGAATGCCGGAATGAAGGCGGTTGTTATTACCACCATGCACCCGGCACATGAATTTGCTGCTTATCCAAATGTGATCACCTGTGTAGCTGATTACACTGATCCTAAACTGAATGCCTTGTTTCAACAATAAAGCAGGGGTTAGCCTACTACCGGCTGTAGCATAGCAATAAACTGCTGCAGGGCGGTGCGTATTTCCTGTTTGTTCTTCTCGAAATGCTCTTTCAGTTCTTTGGTTTTGGTGGTGGTGTTGGTTACGCCGTTTAAATCGGCTGCCAGCTTTTTTAAAGTAGTAACGGTTACGGCTTTGTCCGGTTCGGTAAAAGGCTGGTCAAGCAGATAATTCGCTACCCGGCGTGCAATAAACACCAGATCAAAAATGGATTCTTTAGAGGAATACGTCGCTTTTTCAATTTCCTGTTCGTAGGATATAAGGTTGTTGTATACTTTTTGCATAAAGCACTTTTGTACAGCCTTAAAAGTAAGGGATTTAATCACATATCTTTGCAAAAAAAATTGTAGCCTATGCCGTCTTTCGACATCAGCAGCAAAGTTGACCTCCAGACATTGGATAATGCGATTAATACGGTGAAAAAAGAGATCAGTACCCGTTTTGATTTCAAAGATTCGCCCGTGTCTATTGAATTGAACAAAAAAGATTATGTCGTAAATCTGGAAGTGGAAAGCGACATGAAAATGAAGCAGGTAATTGATGTAATTATCAGCCGTGCTATGAAACAGGGCATTGATGCCAGTGCGTTTGATTTTGAAAAAGATGCTTACCCCAGCGGAAAAGTGGTAAAAAAGGAAGTGTCGGTAAAAAACGGCCTGAAGCAGGAAGATGCCAAGAAAATAGTAAAACTGATAAAAGATAGCGGTTTAAAGGTGCAGGCGGCCATTATGGACGATATTGTACGGGTTACCGGCAAAAAGATCGACGATTTACAGGATGTG encodes the following:
- a CDS encoding YajQ family cyclic di-GMP-binding protein; this translates as MPSFDISSKVDLQTLDNAINTVKKEISTRFDFKDSPVSIELNKKDYVVNLEVESDMKMKQVIDVIISRAMKQGIDASAFDFEKDAYPSGKVVKKEVSVKNGLKQEDAKKIVKLIKDSGLKVQAAIMDDIVRVTGKKIDDLQDVIAACKAGNLGMPLQFVNMKS